A region of uncultured Desulfobacter sp. DNA encodes the following proteins:
- the purD gene encoding phosphoribosylamine--glycine ligase produces MKILVVGSGGREHTLVWKISQSPLVDKIYCAPGNAGTAALAENVKISAEDIDALSAFALENHIDLTVVGPEGPLVAGIADVFQEKGLAVFGPSGAAAQLEGSKVFSKNHMLKYKIPCAAGKSFTDPHRAKLYAKALGAPCVVKADGLAAGKGVIVCTSLEEANAAIDDMLEGNKFGDAGAVVVVEECLKGEEASFIVLTDGNTVLALPESQDHKRIFDDDKGPNTGGMGAYSPAPVLDHLLRTKAMEEVMIPAVKGMAQEGTPFKGVLYAGLMVDKDSIKVLEFNTRLGDPETQPILMRLENDLVPLMEACCNGTLHNHKIKIDPRAAMCVVIAAGGYPGSYEKGHEITGLDQANGVRNTVVFHAGTAMDNGKVVASGGRVLGVTSLGDTVEDAINTAYEACAKINFKDCFRRTDIGAKALKRMAIPPQVGVIMGSDSDFSVMQSALVMLKKFDIPYYVTVASAHRTPEKAVQLASRAREQGIKVLICGAGHAAHLAGVIAAHTTLPVLGVPIDSSALQGMDALLATVQMPPGIPVSTMAIGKSGAQNAGITAAQIIGVSDPVVAEKLAAFKKEMADKVEQKAASFA; encoded by the coding sequence ATGAAAATCCTTGTAGTCGGCAGCGGCGGCCGGGAACACACCCTGGTCTGGAAAATCTCCCAAAGCCCTCTTGTAGATAAAATTTACTGTGCCCCGGGAAATGCAGGCACTGCAGCCCTGGCTGAAAATGTGAAAATCAGTGCTGAGGATATTGATGCACTTTCGGCATTTGCCCTGGAAAATCACATTGATTTGACCGTCGTGGGTCCCGAAGGCCCTCTGGTGGCCGGTATAGCAGATGTTTTCCAGGAAAAAGGACTGGCCGTGTTTGGTCCGTCCGGGGCCGCAGCACAACTTGAAGGCTCCAAAGTCTTTTCCAAAAATCATATGCTCAAGTACAAAATCCCCTGTGCTGCGGGCAAATCCTTTACCGATCCCCACCGGGCCAAACTTTATGCCAAAGCCCTGGGCGCCCCCTGCGTGGTCAAGGCGGACGGGCTTGCCGCCGGCAAGGGCGTTATTGTCTGCACAAGCCTGGAAGAGGCAAACGCCGCCATTGACGACATGCTGGAAGGCAACAAATTCGGAGATGCCGGAGCCGTGGTTGTGGTTGAGGAGTGCCTCAAAGGCGAGGAAGCCTCGTTTATTGTTCTAACTGACGGCAACACGGTTCTTGCCCTGCCCGAATCCCAGGACCACAAGAGGATATTTGATGATGACAAAGGCCCCAACACCGGGGGCATGGGTGCATATTCCCCGGCGCCTGTTCTGGATCACCTATTGCGCACCAAGGCCATGGAAGAGGTGATGATCCCTGCGGTAAAAGGCATGGCCCAGGAAGGCACACCCTTCAAAGGAGTGCTCTATGCCGGATTAATGGTGGACAAGGACAGCATCAAAGTCCTGGAGTTCAACACCCGTTTAGGGGACCCTGAAACCCAGCCCATCCTCATGCGACTGGAGAACGATCTCGTGCCTTTGATGGAGGCCTGCTGCAACGGCACCCTGCACAACCATAAAATCAAGATTGACCCAAGGGCCGCCATGTGCGTGGTCATCGCCGCCGGCGGGTACCCGGGGTCCTACGAAAAGGGCCATGAAATCACAGGACTGGACCAGGCCAACGGAGTCAGGAACACAGTGGTGTTCCATGCCGGCACGGCCATGGACAACGGCAAGGTGGTGGCATCCGGCGGCAGGGTTCTCGGGGTCACATCCCTGGGTGACACGGTGGAAGACGCCATCAATACGGCCTATGAAGCCTGTGCAAAAATTAACTTTAAGGACTGCTTCAGAAGAACGGACATTGGCGCCAAGGCACTGAAGCGCATGGCCATACCGCCCCAGGTGGGTGTGATCATGGGTTCGGACTCTGATTTTTCAGTGATGCAGAGCGCCCTTGTCATGCTCAAAAAATTCGATATTCCCTACTATGTCACCGTGGCTTCGGCCCACAGAACGCCTGAAAAGGCTGTGCAGCTTGCGTCCCGGGCCCGGGAACAGGGCATTAAGGTGCTCATCTGCGGAGCAGGCCATGCCGCGCATCTGGCTGGCGTCATTGCCGCCCATACCACCCTGCCCGTTTTGGGAGTACCCATTGACTCCAGCGCGCTCCAAGGTATGGATGCGCTTTTGGCAACGGTGCAGATGCCCCCCGGCATTCCGGTCTCCACCATGGCCATCGGCAAATCCGGAGCCCAGAATGCCGGGATCACAGCAGCCCAGATCATCGGGGTCTCTGATCCGGTGGTGGCGGAAAAACTTGCGGCATTTAAAAAGGAGATGGCAGACAAGGTGGAACAAAAGGCAGCCTCATTTGCCTGA
- a CDS encoding L-threonylcarbamoyladenylate synthase gives MSQNKIVRVDKTNPDVDIINQAAGILKTGGLVIFPATCLYGVAANALCGDAVEKVFQLKQRPRNNPILVLIKNRDQLGSLVAEIPRKACILMDKFWPGGLTLVFDAADGVSKKLTAGGHKLGIRLPGHPVAQALVNSVDFPVTGTSANLSGQPGCTRTEMLSLEITEQADLILDAGPVKGGAGSTVVDVTCTPPKILRRGAVPSSDIYDCLQE, from the coding sequence ATGAGCCAGAATAAAATCGTCCGGGTGGATAAAACCAACCCGGATGTCGACATCATAAACCAGGCCGCCGGCATTCTTAAAACCGGCGGCCTGGTGATTTTTCCGGCAACCTGCCTTTACGGCGTGGCGGCCAATGCCCTGTGTGGCGATGCTGTTGAAAAAGTATTCCAGCTCAAACAGCGCCCCCGAAACAACCCCATTCTGGTACTGATAAAAAACAGAGACCAGCTTGGAAGCCTTGTGGCAGAAATACCCCGGAAAGCCTGCATACTCATGGACAAATTCTGGCCCGGCGGCCTGACCCTGGTATTTGATGCGGCAGACGGGGTCAGCAAAAAACTTACCGCAGGGGGGCATAAACTTGGCATCCGCCTGCCCGGACATCCTGTGGCCCAAGCCCTGGTCAACAGTGTTGATTTTCCTGTCACCGGTACCAGCGCCAACCTGTCCGGTCAACCTGGATGCACCCGGACAGAGATGCTCTCTTTGGAAATCACTGAACAAGCCGACTTGATTCTGGACGCAGGACCGGTTAAGGGCGGGGCCGGATCAACGGTTGTCGATGTGACCTGCACACCCCCCAAAATTTTGCGCCGGGGGGCTGTTCCCTCCTCAGACATTTATGACTGCCTGCAAGAGTAA
- a CDS encoding iron-containing alcohol dehydrogenase, giving the protein MLKDFTFHNPTKIYFGKKSLDKLKGELTNYGETVLLIYGKNAIKSMGLYDQVTAILKDAGKKVVELSGVMPNPTYAKLMEGVRLVKANKVSLILAVGGGSVIDCAKGIAVSAYCDEDPFEKYWLGYKSLANETVPVASILTMVGTGSEMNGGSVITHEEMKVKAGRVFPVAAYPRFSILNPEYTFSVPSYQMVSGVFDTMSHLMEQYFSGDDNNTTDYIIEGLMRSSIDNTRQALNNPEDYESRSNLMWNATLALNTVTGLSKAQDWQVHMIEHQLGAYTDCAHGMGLAAISLPYYRHIYAYGLDKFVRFATQVWGISPEGKAKEETAREGINAMEKFMNECSIVTSLKELGATKEMLPQIAESTVILKGGYKSLTPGEILGILEACF; this is encoded by the coding sequence ATGTTAAAGGATTTTACATTCCACAATCCCACAAAAATATATTTTGGAAAAAAATCTTTGGACAAGCTTAAGGGGGAACTGACCAATTACGGAGAAACCGTTCTTCTGATCTACGGTAAAAATGCCATCAAGTCCATGGGCCTTTACGACCAGGTCACTGCCATCCTCAAAGATGCCGGGAAAAAAGTGGTGGAACTTTCCGGTGTCATGCCTAATCCCACCTATGCCAAATTGATGGAAGGTGTCAGGCTTGTGAAGGCCAATAAGGTCAGTTTGATTCTGGCTGTGGGCGGAGGTTCTGTTATCGACTGCGCCAAGGGCATTGCCGTATCCGCATACTGCGATGAAGATCCTTTTGAAAAATACTGGCTGGGGTATAAAAGCCTTGCCAATGAAACGGTTCCCGTGGCATCCATTCTGACCATGGTGGGCACGGGCTCCGAGATGAACGGCGGCTCGGTCATCACCCATGAGGAGATGAAAGTAAAGGCCGGCAGAGTGTTTCCCGTGGCGGCCTATCCCAGATTTTCCATCCTGAACCCGGAATACACCTTTTCCGTACCTTCGTATCAGATGGTCAGCGGGGTGTTTGATACCATGTCCCACCTCATGGAGCAGTATTTCAGCGGCGATGACAACAACACAACAGACTATATTATCGAAGGCCTGATGAGATCATCCATTGATAATACCCGCCAAGCTCTGAATAACCCTGAAGATTATGAATCCAGAAGCAACCTGATGTGGAATGCCACCCTTGCCTTGAACACCGTAACAGGGCTCTCCAAAGCCCAGGACTGGCAGGTTCACATGATTGAGCACCAGCTTGGCGCTTACACGGACTGTGCCCACGGCATGGGCCTTGCCGCAATCTCACTGCCTTACTACCGCCATATTTATGCATACGGATTGGATAAATTTGTGCGGTTTGCCACTCAGGTATGGGGCATTTCCCCGGAGGGCAAGGCCAAAGAGGAGACTGCCCGGGAAGGTATTAATGCCATGGAAAAATTCATGAATGAATGCAGTATCGTGACTTCTTTGAAGGAGCTGGGTGCAACCAAGGAGATGCTTCCCCAAATTGCTGAATCCACGGTTATTCTCAAGGGCGGGTATAAGAGCCTGACCCCCGGTGAAATTCTGGGTATTCTGGAAGCGTGCTTTTAA